In one window of Rhodoglobus vestalii DNA:
- the pyrF gene encoding orotidine-5'-phosphate decarboxylase, with amino-acid sequence MPSFAARLSATFEEFGGVCLGIDPHPFLLEAWGLSNDVHGVREFALRTVDAAAGNVGMIKPQVAFFERFGSAGYAVLEESFALARSAGLLVIADVKRGDLSSSVDAYGQAWLTPGSALEADAMTAVAYQGVSELSGPVELARTAGKGIFVLAATSNLAARSIQTARIVEGEHDGSTVAASVVHDVRALNSESGLGSFGVVVGATVNVADYGLLAEDLIDVPVLAPGFGAQGAQVEQARELYGAAVANTIVTVSRSVLQEGSSQIPSELRSLRSQLREQVR; translated from the coding sequence ATGCCTAGTTTTGCTGCTCGACTCTCGGCGACGTTTGAGGAGTTCGGCGGAGTCTGTCTTGGCATTGACCCGCATCCGTTTCTGCTCGAAGCCTGGGGGCTCTCGAACGACGTTCACGGCGTTCGAGAATTTGCCCTGCGCACGGTGGATGCCGCAGCAGGCAACGTCGGAATGATCAAACCGCAGGTAGCCTTCTTCGAGCGCTTCGGATCCGCCGGCTACGCGGTTCTCGAGGAGTCTTTCGCTTTGGCACGCTCCGCTGGGCTCCTCGTGATAGCCGATGTCAAGCGCGGCGATCTTTCGTCCTCCGTCGATGCTTATGGCCAGGCCTGGCTTACTCCTGGTTCGGCTCTGGAGGCAGATGCGATGACCGCCGTGGCGTATCAGGGCGTTTCGGAGTTGTCTGGGCCGGTCGAGCTAGCACGCACGGCGGGTAAGGGAATTTTCGTTTTGGCGGCGACCTCTAATCTCGCCGCTCGCAGTATTCAGACTGCCCGAATTGTCGAGGGTGAACATGACGGCTCTACGGTCGCGGCAAGCGTTGTGCACGACGTTCGTGCTCTGAATTCTGAGAGCGGCCTCGGGTCTTTTGGTGTTGTCGTTGGTGCGACCGTAAATGTTGCCGACTACGGGCTGCTCGCCGAAGATTTGATCGACGTTCCCGTGCTGGCCCCGGGGTTTGGCGCTCAGGGGGCTCAGGTCGAGCAGGCTCGTGAGCTCTACGGTGCGGCGGTCGCTAACACCATTGTCACCGTGTCTCGTAGCGTTCTCCAGGAGGGGTCGAGTCAAATTCCTTCAGAGCTTCGCTCATTGCGATCACAACTCCGCGAGCAGGTGCGCTGA
- the carB gene encoding carbamoyl-phosphate synthase large subunit, with protein sequence MPKRQDISSVLVIGSGPIVIGQAAEFDYSGTQACRVLRQEGIRVILVNSNPATIMTDPDFADATYVEPITWEVIETIIAKERPDALLPTLGGQTALNAAIELDSHGILEKYNVELIGANLEAINKGEDRQIFKQLVLDCGADVAKSHIATTVAEAVDFAEDLGYPLVIRPSFTMGGLGSGFAYTREELVRMVADGLHQSPTTSVLLEESILGWKEYELELMRDTADNTVVVCSIENVDPVGVHTGDSITVAPALTLTDREYQNLRNIGIDIIRAVGVDTGGCNIQFAIDPADGRVIVIEMNPRVSRSSALASKATGFPIAKIAAKLAIGYRLDEIPNDITKVTPASFEPTLDYVVVKVPRFAFEKFPAADTRLTTTMKSVGEAMAIGRNYSTALQKALRSLEKRDSSFHWNGEVGDKAELLKLSSVATDGRIISVQQAMRAGATTEEIFEATKIDPWFIDQIALINEVAADIADAPELSAALLTHVKNHGFSDLQIADIRGVTEEEVRDLRWSLEVRPVFKTVDTCAGEFPALTPYHYSSYDSETEVVPSDKQKVIILGSGPNRIGQGIEFDYSCVQASFALSDAGFETIMINCNPETVSTDYDTSDRLYFEPLTLEDVLEIIHAESTSGELMGVIVQLGGQTALGLAQGLKDAGIPILGTTPEAIDLAEERGLFSAILDNAGLLAPKNGTATDQAEAIGIAESIGYPVLVRPSHVLGGRGMEIVYDTDALADYFERVRDTVVISGKSPLLVDRFLDDAIEIDIDALYDGTELYVGGIMEHIEEAGIHSGDSACTLPPVTLGRDVLKRVREATLAIAEGVGVRGLLNVQFAIGQGILYVLEANPRASRTVPFVSKALGIPLAKAAALVMVGSSIRSLVDSGLLPALDGSQVPSTSPVSVKEAVLPFKRFRTVDGNVVDSVLGPEMRSTGEVMGIDSNFPKAFAKSQEAAYGGLPDSGTVFVSVADRDKRAVILPVLRLSQLGFTILATDGTAEILARNGIEAQVVRKYFMGQEADAEEPSIVELINAGKVDVVINTPSGRSARADGYEIRTATVAADKPIFTTIAQLAAAVAAFEAIQDGFDVRSLQDYALDRAAELEKVARNA encoded by the coding sequence ATGCCCAAGAGACAAGACATTTCATCGGTACTCGTTATCGGTTCCGGTCCGATCGTCATCGGCCAGGCGGCGGAGTTCGACTACTCGGGCACCCAAGCCTGTCGCGTGCTGCGCCAGGAGGGAATCCGTGTCATCCTCGTGAATTCAAACCCGGCCACGATCATGACTGACCCCGACTTTGCTGACGCAACCTACGTTGAGCCCATCACCTGGGAGGTCATTGAGACGATCATTGCCAAGGAGCGTCCAGACGCGCTGCTGCCGACTCTCGGCGGTCAAACAGCCCTGAATGCCGCTATCGAGCTCGATTCTCACGGCATTCTTGAGAAGTACAACGTTGAACTGATCGGTGCCAACCTTGAGGCCATCAACAAGGGTGAGGACCGTCAGATCTTCAAGCAACTCGTGCTTGATTGTGGTGCGGATGTCGCGAAGTCTCACATCGCTACGACGGTTGCCGAGGCGGTCGATTTCGCTGAAGATCTCGGGTATCCGCTGGTGATTCGCCCCTCGTTCACGATGGGCGGGCTCGGGTCTGGCTTTGCTTACACCCGCGAAGAGCTTGTGCGGATGGTCGCCGACGGCCTGCACCAGAGCCCCACCACTTCGGTGCTTCTCGAAGAGAGCATTCTGGGCTGGAAGGAGTATGAGCTCGAACTCATGCGGGATACAGCTGACAACACTGTGGTCGTCTGTTCGATAGAGAACGTTGACCCCGTTGGTGTTCACACGGGCGATTCGATCACGGTTGCTCCGGCGCTGACGCTGACCGATCGTGAGTACCAGAACCTGCGCAACATTGGTATCGACATTATTCGTGCTGTCGGCGTTGATACCGGCGGATGCAACATCCAATTCGCCATCGACCCCGCCGATGGGCGTGTCATTGTCATTGAGATGAACCCGCGGGTGTCTCGTTCGAGCGCGTTGGCCTCCAAGGCCACGGGGTTTCCCATTGCCAAGATCGCGGCGAAGTTGGCGATCGGTTACCGGCTTGACGAAATCCCGAACGACATTACGAAGGTCACCCCGGCAAGCTTTGAACCCACCCTCGACTATGTCGTCGTCAAGGTTCCGCGTTTCGCGTTCGAAAAGTTTCCGGCGGCCGACACGCGTCTGACGACCACGATGAAGTCGGTGGGGGAGGCCATGGCGATCGGTCGCAACTATTCGACCGCATTGCAGAAGGCGCTTCGGTCGCTGGAAAAACGCGACTCGAGCTTTCACTGGAACGGCGAAGTTGGCGACAAGGCTGAGTTGCTGAAGCTCTCATCGGTTGCCACCGATGGCCGCATCATTTCGGTGCAGCAGGCGATGAGGGCCGGGGCCACTACCGAGGAGATCTTCGAGGCCACCAAGATTGATCCGTGGTTCATCGACCAGATTGCTTTGATCAATGAAGTGGCAGCCGACATTGCCGATGCTCCCGAGTTGAGCGCCGCGCTGCTAACTCACGTGAAGAATCACGGCTTCAGCGATCTCCAGATCGCTGACATTCGCGGCGTGACGGAAGAGGAGGTTCGTGACCTGCGCTGGAGCCTCGAGGTGCGCCCCGTCTTCAAAACCGTCGACACGTGTGCGGGTGAATTCCCGGCCCTCACGCCGTACCACTACTCAAGCTACGATTCCGAAACCGAGGTGGTGCCGAGCGATAAGCAGAAGGTCATCATTCTGGGTTCAGGCCCGAACCGCATCGGTCAGGGTATCGAATTCGACTACTCCTGCGTACAGGCGTCGTTCGCTCTGTCAGATGCTGGCTTCGAGACGATCATGATCAACTGCAACCCAGAGACGGTGTCGACCGACTACGACACCAGCGATCGCCTGTACTTCGAACCGCTCACGCTGGAAGACGTGCTGGAGATCATCCACGCGGAGAGCACCAGCGGTGAACTGATGGGCGTCATCGTTCAGCTCGGCGGCCAGACTGCTCTCGGGCTCGCGCAGGGCTTGAAAGACGCGGGCATCCCGATTCTGGGCACAACTCCCGAAGCAATTGATCTCGCTGAGGAACGCGGACTATTTTCTGCGATCCTTGACAATGCTGGCCTTCTGGCGCCCAAGAATGGCACTGCCACCGATCAGGCAGAAGCGATCGGCATCGCAGAATCAATTGGCTACCCGGTTCTCGTTCGCCCCTCCCATGTTCTCGGCGGGCGCGGCATGGAAATCGTCTACGACACCGACGCTCTCGCTGACTATTTCGAGCGCGTTCGCGACACCGTGGTGATTTCCGGGAAATCTCCACTGCTGGTTGACCGGTTCTTGGATGACGCCATCGAGATCGACATCGACGCACTCTACGACGGCACTGAACTGTATGTCGGCGGAATCATGGAGCACATCGAAGAGGCGGGCATCCACTCGGGTGACTCCGCCTGCACGCTGCCTCCGGTGACGCTCGGGCGCGATGTACTCAAGCGTGTTCGTGAAGCAACGCTCGCAATTGCCGAGGGTGTGGGAGTGCGCGGACTACTGAATGTGCAGTTCGCTATCGGCCAGGGCATCCTCTACGTGCTTGAAGCCAACCCGCGGGCGAGCCGCACCGTGCCGTTTGTATCGAAAGCTCTCGGCATTCCACTGGCGAAAGCCGCGGCCCTCGTGATGGTGGGCTCCAGCATCCGTTCCCTGGTCGACAGCGGCCTTTTGCCGGCACTCGACGGAAGCCAAGTACCGTCCACCTCTCCCGTGTCGGTGAAAGAGGCGGTGCTTCCCTTCAAGCGGTTCCGCACGGTTGATGGCAACGTTGTTGATTCTGTACTCGGCCCGGAGATGCGTTCCACCGGCGAAGTTATGGGCATCGATTCAAACTTTCCCAAAGCGTTCGCCAAGAGCCAGGAAGCGGCCTACGGGGGATTACCTGATAGCGGCACGGTATTCGTTTCCGTGGCCGATCGCGATAAGCGTGCGGTGATTTTGCCGGTGCTGCGTCTCAGCCAGCTGGGGTTCACGATTCTTGCTACCGACGGCACGGCCGAGATCTTGGCGCGCAATGGCATCGAAGCCCAGGTGGTGCGCAAATACTTCATGGGGCAAGAAGCTGACGCCGAGGAGCCCTCGATTGTCGAGCTGATTAATGCCGGAAAAGTGGATGTTGTCATCAATACGCCCAGTGGACGAAGTGCCCGTGCCGATGGGTACGAAATCCGTACCGCCACGGTCGCCGCTGACAAGCCCATCTTCACCACCATCGCGCAACTGGCCGCCGCCGTAGCTGCCTTTGAGGCGATTCAGGATGGTTTCGATGTGCGCTCGCTTCAGGATTACGCTCTTGACCGCGCGGCAGAACTAGAAAAGGTGGCCCGCAATGCCTAG